TGGTCGTCAGCATCGTCCACGAGAATATGTCGAGTGTCGACCACGACACGTCATCGCTGCGTTCGGTGAAGATCGTCACGATGAAATTAATCGCAGCAAGCAGGGTTGCGATCCCGCTCAGGTGAAGCCCAAGTAACATCAGATCAATCTGTGGATTCACCATCTGTGTCGTCAGAGGCGTATACATCGTCCAGCCTGTTCCCGGGGGTTGGAGCGCGAACAACGACGTGATCGAGAAACCGATCACGGCGAGTGCCTTAGCGATGATCTCTGTGATCAGCCCCGCGCGCACAAGGAGATACGCCGGCGGGAGGATCCAAAAAGCGATGGCGTTGATACGAGGATAGGCCATATCGTCTGCACCGAGCAACAACGGGAGGAAGTAGTTACCAATACCGGTGAACGCAGGCGTGACGAAAAACAGCAACATCGTAAGCCCGTGTGTTGTAAACAGGGCGTTGTATGTTACTGGATCCCATGGGCCCGCTCCCGGTGTAAGCAACTCGGTTCGGATCATCATCGCGTCAGTTCCACCCCAAAGGGCGGTCGCGGTTGCGAACACGATGTACATGATTCCGATATCCTTGTGGTCAACACTGGTTACCCACCGAAACAGTCCAGACGGTTTCTCGTTCTCTGTTTCGGTCTCACCACCAAGCAAGTATCCACCGTCTGGCACCGCCAGCGTCGGAGGCCAGCCGTTCCGCATGGCAAGCACAACAGCAAGTGTGAACAGGAGACCACCGACGACCGCAGCGCCCGAAAGAGAAACTGTCGGAATATTCATGTGTGTGCTGGATTATGGCCGAAGCTACAGGCGCACAATGGAAATAACTGTGCGTTCTCATCAGAATAAGTTGATTCTATACAATACGTAGGAGATGTTGTGATGTCACGCTGGCCAGTAATACTTTAAAATACGGTTACAATAACGGTACAGTGTAGCCACCAATACAGGCACGATAGGCTACAGCGTTGTGTGGCTCGATCAAGCTGTGTCAGCGACGTTTTCCTCACGGAGGCTCGCATAGACCGCTCCGAGCGTGAATCCGTACGCGAGGTGAGCAAGCAGCGTCAGTCCCGCATAGACAATGATGAGTGGCCAGCCAATGGAGCCGCGACCGGCGATGACAAACGCTAGCCAGAGAACGAACGCGAACACGATCCCGCGGGCAGCCGGATCCGGACCACGGGGGATGTACGGTTCGAGTGCGATGAACAGTAACGGCCACGCGAACACTCCAGCTGCTACGAAGAGCACAAATCCAATCAGAATGTTATTGGGGAGTCCAACGAAGCGCGCAATAGCATCGAAGATGTGGACTTGGCTCCGAGTCTGGACTTCGAGCAGAATCATCAGCAACGATAAAATGGCCGTGCCGGCGATACCACCGGCAATGGCACTGGACGGACGATTCATCTTTGCCATTCCAACGTAGTCCTCCATCAAAAGGCTGACTCAGTGCTGACCTCAGCAGCTCTGACTCGACGATTGTCCCAACAGTGCCGATGCCGGAGAGTACAAGCCACAGGCGAAAGTACAGCATTGTATGACAGTCGAATCGGATTCGTTCGTAGAAGCTGTGAGGGAGGAGAACAGGACCGCTCTTTCGCGGCTCGGCTCGTCGAAGGCGCTGTACGCCGACACGCAGGGAGAGATGGAAACCGAAGAGGTGCTTCAGGCTGGTGCGACAGCAGAACAAGCCGCGATGGCGACGTTCGAGCAGTGGGCCGACACTGAAGACGGAGAAGCTGCCGACGTATTCCGCGAAAGCGCAGCCGAAGAACAGGAACACTACGACACCGTACGTGATCAGCTCGATGCTCACGATGCCGATGCAAGCGAACTGCCAGCAATTCAAGCGTATCTCCGCGATTTGGATGATACGATCGCGCGAGTAGGTGGGTTCATCGGACGAACGCTCGCGGCTGAGAAATCAAAAGAGCAGATGACTGCCT
The nucleotide sequence above comes from Halocatena marina. Encoded proteins:
- a CDS encoding DUF6789 family protein; its protein translation is MEDYVGMAKMNRPSSAIAGGIAGTAILSLLMILLEVQTRSQVHIFDAIARFVGLPNNILIGFVLFVAAGVFAWPLLFIALEPYIPRGPDPAARGIVFAFVLWLAFVIAGRGSIGWPLIIVYAGLTLLAHLAYGFTLGAVYASLREENVADTA
- a CDS encoding ferritin-like domain-containing protein; translated protein: MTVESDSFVEAVREENRTALSRLGSSKALYADTQGEMETEEVLQAGATAEQAAMATFEQWADTEDGEAADVFRESAAEEQEHYDTVRDQLDAHDADASELPAIQAYLRDLDDTIARVGGFIGRTLAAEKSKEQMTAFFVGQADPQTSQLFREMGDDLDAQLERGLALLESCCETDEDRAHALEAASGAIQTAYEEYTDRLEGMGVNPKPVC